A segment of the Candidatus Eremiobacteraceae bacterium genome:
TGCAGCCCACGGCACCCACTGCCAGAAGTACATGATGACGACGAACAGCATGCCCTTATGCCGCTCGCGCCAAGCCAGCACGCCTGCGGCCGGCACAGTGATCACGCCGGCAAGCCACACGTACGGATTCGGCAGCGCGATGATCTCGGAGACTAGGTGATTTGGGTCCGGAGCGCCTGGAAACTCTTTCCAGAAATAAGAGACCGGGCGGATTTCGAACGGCCAGCTCCACCAAGCCGATGCGTACGGATGCGTCGCGACGAGATCGTGATGGTAATGCCACATGATGCTCTGCAGCCAGATCAGCGCGGCGAATCCCTTATGGCCGCCTTGGCTCGGGTCCATCGCAGTGTGCACGGCGTGCTGGAAGTTGGGCACGTAGCAGAGCACGTAGATGACAAGGGTCGCGAAGACGATCGAAGAGATGTAGAGCGGCAACCGCGCGGCAAACGGATTGCCCCAGATAAAGCGCGCGCCTGCGCTCGTCGCCTTATCCCATGCGCTGGGCAGGAATTGCTGTGCGGTGATGAGTCCCCCGACGAACCAGAGCCCGGCGAGGTCGAACAAACCGTACCACTTGCTTGCGATCATCGCAGCGACCGAAAGCGCGGTCAGCACGAACCAGAACGTCCACGGTTGCGAGTCGCGAACGTGCGTGCCGCGCCAGTTGCCCTCGATCGTGCCGTCTCGTTTACGTCGCAGCTTTCCGTCGGGCGTCGTGATCTCCGCCCCTTCGTTCGTCCACACCACGCGCGTGTCGCCGTCGGTCGTGACCGCGTTCTTAAAGGGACGTCGCTCTCCCGAAGGCAGCATGATGCCGTCGCCGTCCAGGACGACGCCGTCGCCGAACACCACTGCGCTGCGCGCCTTTTCAAAAGCGGCAGTGCGCGCGAAGAGCCACACGGCGACGCCGCCGAACGCCGCGACTGCGAGCAGATACGGAACGATGGACGCACTTTCAGTGGCGGGAGTGCCGGTCACGATAGCCTGGATCTTCAAGTAGGCGAGTACGCTGAGGAACGCCGCGATGCTCGCAACAATTCCGTTCGTCGACGGATAGCTGACCGGCCCCGGGCGGGCGACGATCTGGGATGCGATGATGAGTCTGTATGCGCAGTACATGGTGAGCAGCGCGAGAAATCCCATGAATATCTCGGGCTGCGCGATGCGCGCTTGCACGTACCAGTAGTCACTCGTCACGAGCAGCAGCACCGCCGCGGTGGCCGCCGGCGTGGACGAGAACAGCCGCTTGGCGAAACCGTAGAGCAGCGGAATGGTCAACACGCCGCACACCGCGCTCGTCATGCGCGCACCGAACGGATCGCCGGCTTTGAAGACCAGGTTGAAGAGCCACGCCCCCGCGGCATAAAGAAGCTTGATGAACGGCGGATGCGTCCATTCGTAAAGATCTTTGCCCTGCAAATACTCTTGCGCAGCGCGGGCATAGTAGATCTCGTCGAAATACCGGTCGGTGGGATATCGAATGCCGGTGAAGAGGAGCAGCGCCGCCACGGCCATCCAACCGCCCACGATGATGTAGTCGGCACGCGTCCAGCCGACGAGGCCCTCAAAGACCGAACGGTATGCGCCGCCTCCCACGGAAAAGGCCTGTCTGATCCGGACGAACGACTCCGCAAGCGACGCATCCATCTCATCGACGAGATACGACCCCGCGACGGCGAACAGCACCAGCACGTTGATCAGCGAAAGCCCGTGCACTTCGAACGGATTGAGGTCGGCGCTCGGATGGTATAGATATTGCAGCGCGTACGTGAGATTGAACATGAACGAGACCGAGAGCAGAACGAGGGCCGCCTTTGGCAGCGCGCCTCGGTTCCACAGCAACGGCAAGACGGCGAGAGCCGAGAACATATACCGCTCGTGCACGCGAGTGGTGAGCATGAAGTAGCCAAGCAACGCGATGAAGCACGCGGAGACAAACCGGTACTGCCGCTCGCTCACGTCCATGTCCGGACCGGTCGTTCGCCATTGCCGCCAGGTGAGCGCGGCCAAGAGAAAGACGAAGATCGCGATGCCCCAGTCGTATTGCGGGAAGCCTAAACCGGGGATGCAACCGCCGCCAAGAGAGGGCGGCAGGCAGACGCGGACCACTTCGGTGTCGGGCTGCCACATGTCGCGGACGATCGAATACAGATTAAATGCATTGGCCGAGTTGACCTGATAGACGCTGACGCCCGTTTGATAGCGCTGGTAGAGCCATGTCAGTACGCCCACCGGATCGAAGTTGGGCGCAAACGGTATGGAGCCGATCCACGCGACGGCTGCGCCGATCACCGGGGCAAGCAGCACGCGCCATGAGAACTGGCGCCGGAGCTGCCACGCGATGAGGAGCGGTGCGACGACCAACGGCTGCGGCTTGATGAGCACGGCAAACGCAAGGGCCGCCCACGCGAATTCGAACCGGTCTTCCAATGCGAGGTAGATGGCGAGGACGAGGAAGACCGCCGCAACCGAGTCCGCCTGGCCCCAATACGCAGACACGAACCACGAAATGGGATTGAGGACGAAGACTGCGACTGCCCAGAGAGCGCCCGCGCCAGGCCAGGTCCGCCGCGCGATCAAGTAGATGAGGACGCCGATGCCGATGTCGGACACTATGGCCGGCAGCTTGCAAAGGAAGAGCAAGTGGAAGTAGTCGTTTGAGGCAAAGAACCGCGCGAAGATCTGGCCGACGCACCACAGCACGAGCATATAGCCCGGCGGGTAATCGACGAAACCGGCCCTCGCGTAGAATGCTTTGACGCCGAACTTATTGAGGCTGAGCGTCCACGATTCGAAGCTTCCGATGTCCGTCACGTGCCCTTGTGACGGCAACAAAATGAGCCGGATCACTAGACCGGCTCCGAGGATGATCAGCAGCCACATGACTTCGCGCGACGAGAACGGCACGCGCCGCTCGCTGGGCTGCTTGATTTCCGACACGACGCTCACGCTTCGTTACCGTCCGCTCCACGCCTCTACGAATTCAGCAAGCGCGTGAATGTCGCGCGCGCCCTCTCGCGCCGCATCGGCATTTTCGGCAGCCGCGCGAACGCCTGCCTCGCGCGCGCCCGCCGCCTCGAGTTCGGCGCGCAGCGCGCTGACGACGCGGTCGTCAAGTCCTGTTCCCGGCCTGCTGTAGGCTTTGCGGATCGCGGCGCCCGCGCCGGCCGGGGCGTGCTCCAGCGCCCACACGACCGGAAAACTCTTCTTGCGCCTGCCCAAATCGGCGCACGCCGTTTTGCCGGTGCGATCGGTTTCGCCCCAGATGCCCTCGATGTCGTCGCGGATCTGAAAATACAAGCCGAAGCGCCGTCCGACTTCCGCACATCGCGCCACGTCTTCGTTGGATGCACGCGCGCACAGAGCGCCGAGCCGCGCCGAGCAGGCGAACAGCGCCGCGGTCTTGCCCTCGATCATCTCAATGTACCAAGAGGTCGTCGCTGTCGCGTCACCTTCCCCCGCCAAGTCGAGCGCCTGACCGCGGCACATCGCTATGTGTGCTCGCGCGAGCGACGCCGTCATCGCATAAGCGATATCCGTGCCGAGCAGCTCCGCGACCGGTTCGAGCGAACGATATGCGAGCGCTCCCACGACGTCTCCGCAATTGACGCCGTGCGCTAGACCAAATTCGGACCAGACGGTCGCCCGCCCGTGCCGCAATTTGTCGCCGTCTTCGATGTCGTCGTGGATGAGCGAGTAATTGTGCAAGAGTTCCACAGCGGCGCATGCGGGCAACGCGACGGCGTCGCTCGCGCCGAATGCGCGTGCTGCGGCAAGAACGAGTCTTGGCCGCAGACGTTTGCCGGTTCGCGCGCGTTCCGGTTCGGCAAGTCCGAAGTGATGACGCAGTTGAGACCGGAGCGGCTCGCGATGCGCGGCATCTTCGATGACATCGCGAAGATACTGCTCGAACGGACCGAGCGTACCGGCGGCTTCCGAAATGACCCTCAGACCTCGACGGTGCGAGCTTCCGGGAACCAGTCGCGCAAGCGAGCGACGACGTCGTCCGCGAGAAATCCGGGCGTGGACGCGCCGGTCGCGATGCCGATCCGTTCATCGCCGCGGAACCAGTCGCGCTGCAGATCGCCGGCGTTTTCCACGAGGTACGCGCGGGCGCCCTCGGCCTCGGCGATCTCCGCGAGGTGGCGCGTGTTCGCCGATTTCGTGCCGCCGATGACCACCATGGTGTCGACGTCGCGGGCGAGATCGCGCGAAGCGTCTTGACGGCCTTGCGTATCGGAACAGATCGTGTTGTAGACGCGGACCTCATAGTTGATGGCCGCGATCTTCCCGACGAGTTCTTTGAACTTGTCGCCGTTCAGCGTGCTTTGCGAGACGATGGCGATGCGGCGCATGCGACGGATCTCGGTTTCATCTTGGGGCCACTCGTTCATGACGAGGCAGCCTTCGGCGTGACCGGCAATGCCTTTGACTTCAGGATGGTTCGGATCGCCTAAGATCACGACGCTGCGGCCTTCTTCGGCGAGCCGGGCGGCAAGTCGCTGCGTGCGGGTGACCATAGGGCAAGTGGCGTCGGCGACGCGGAGACCTTTTTGCTCTGCCGCGGCGATGACTTGCGGCGGCAGACCGTGCGCGCGGACGAACAACGTGCCCTCTGAGATCTCGTCGAGACTGTCGACGTTCTTGAGGCCCTTTTCATCGAGTTCGCGCACGATGAGCGGGTTGTGGACGATGTTGCCCATGGTGTGGACGTCGTCGCGCTCGGTCGTTTCCGAAAGCGCCTTCTTATACGTCAGCTCGACGCCGAAGCAAAAACCTTGAGTGCGCGCTTTAAGTATTTCCATGTTCTTGACCGGGCATGAGTCTTTCGATAGCCATTGCGAGATCGAGCGTCCATTGATCGAGTTCAGCCTTCGTCGCTTTTCGTTCCGACCCCTGGAACATCATCGGCTTGCCGATGTTGACTTCGACTGGATCGGTGCGAAAGCGACGAAAGGCGAATTCCGTGTTGACGAGTGCGACCGGCACGACAGGACATTTAGCCGTGGCCGCGATGAGGACCGCGCCGCGCCGCGCCGTCGCCGCTCCGTCGATGTTGCGCGTGCCCTCCGGAAAGATGCCGACGCATTCGCCTGCTCTGAGCGTCTTCAACGCGTGCTTGATGGCGCTCGGGTCGGCGATCTCGCGATTGACCGGAAAGGAGTGCACGTTCCGCAGAATCCAGCCGAGCACGGGAATAGTGAAGAGCTCTTTTTTCGCCATATAGTGGATGGTGCGCGGGAACCACGCGCCGAGAAGCGGTGGATCCAAATACGAGCGATGATTGGCGGCAACGATGAGGGGCCCGGCGAGCGGCACGTTCTCGACGCCGGTTACGCGGGCGGCGTAGAGCAGCGTGGTCAGTGGCCGGAGCACGGCCTTACAAAATGGATATAAGCTCACGGCGCGGCCCCGACGATCTGTGCCAACTTTTCGACGACGTCGTCGATGCTCATGGCGGACGTGTCGATCTCGATCGCATCGGCTGCCTTCAAAAGCGGGGATGCCGCGCGCGTCGTGTCGCGTGCATCGCGGCGTTCGATATCCGCGCGCAGTTGCTCGCGCGTCGTCGAATTCCCAGCGGCGCGCAGTTCGGCGAGACGCCGGTCGACGCGGGCATCGACGCTGGCCGTGAGATAAAATTTGAAACGCGCATGTGGCAGTACGGCCGAGCCGATGTCGCGACCGGCCATGATAACGTTGCGCCCCTGTGCGAAATCGCGCTGTGCGCCGATGAGGCGGGCGCGCACGCGCGGCATGGCCGCGACATGCGAGACGGCGCGGGAGACCTCCGGTGAGAAGAGCTCCGGTCCGAGCCGGACGCCGTCGGCGATCACCGAGTATCCGAGAGGCTCGGCGGCGTCCGGCGCGGTCTGCAAGTCGAGCGCATCGGCAAGTGAGCCCACAGCCGCTTCGTCGTCGGGAGCGATGGCGCGGCGTAGCGCGATGAGCGCGACAGCCCGGTAGAGCGCACCGGTATCGAGAAAGAAACAATGTAGTCGTGACGCCAGCAGGCGCGCCACCGTGCTCTTGCCTGACGCGACTGGTCCATCGATCGCGATGTGCAGGGGACCGGAACCCACAGAAAATCCTTTCACGACGGTCCGTGCCGGCGTCTAGTGCGATACATGCGGTGTTCCCGTGGCGGGCGAGCGCGGTCCTGCCGAAGAAACGCTCGAGTCATGGCAAAGCGGCAGACACACTTCTATTGCAGCGGTTGCGGATTCGAATCACCCAAATGGCTGGGCCGCTGTCCTACATGCGATGCTTGGAATTCTTTTGAAGAAGCGCCGCGCGCACCGAAGACGTCGAACCGTGTCGACCGCCGCGGATCCGGACCGCTATCGGACGCTGTCAAACTCTCCGACGTCGACGGCGCGGCGGCACACCGAATCCCAACCGGAATCGGCGATCTCGACGAGCTGTTGGGCGGCGGTATCGTTCCCGGTGCCGTGTTGCTGCTCGCGGGATCACCCGGCGTTGGCAAATCCACGCTTGCGCTCGCATTGCTGCACGCGCTCGCCGGCGATCACCGCGTGCTTTATTGTTGCGCCGAAGAATCGGCGGGTCAGACCAAGATGCGGGCCGCGCGCGTTGGGGCTTCACCTGAGATCATGCTCATAGCGGACCCCGACGTCGATGCAGTCATCGCGTGCGCGCAAAGCGTGCGCCCAACGCTGCTCGTCGTCGATTCCATTCAGGCGGTCAATCTGTCGAGCGTCGAGGGCGCACCGGGTTCTGTCGCGCAAGTCCGAGAATGCGCGCAATCGTTGACGCGCTTCGCAAAGGAAAGCGGCTGCGCCGTGATCCTCGTCGGGCACGTCACCAAAGACGGCGCGATCGCCGGGCCAAAACTGCTCGAA
Coding sequences within it:
- a CDS encoding phospholipid carrier-dependent glycosyltransferase → MSVVSEIKQPSERRVPFSSREVMWLLIILGAGLVIRLILLPSQGHVTDIGSFESWTLSLNKFGVKAFYARAGFVDYPPGYMLVLWCVGQIFARFFASNDYFHLLFLCKLPAIVSDIGIGVLIYLIARRTWPGAGALWAVAVFVLNPISWFVSAYWGQADSVAAVFLVLAIYLALEDRFEFAWAALAFAVLIKPQPLVVAPLLIAWQLRRQFSWRVLLAPVIGAAVAWIGSIPFAPNFDPVGVLTWLYQRYQTGVSVYQVNSANAFNLYSIVRDMWQPDTEVVRVCLPPSLGGGCIPGLGFPQYDWGIAIFVFLLAALTWRQWRTTGPDMDVSERQYRFVSACFIALLGYFMLTTRVHERYMFSALAVLPLLWNRGALPKAALVLLSVSFMFNLTYALQYLYHPSADLNPFEVHGLSLINVLVLFAVAGSYLVDEMDASLAESFVRIRQAFSVGGGAYRSVFEGLVGWTRADYIIVGGWMAVAALLLFTGIRYPTDRYFDEIYYARAAQEYLQGKDLYEWTHPPFIKLLYAAGAWLFNLVFKAGDPFGARMTSAVCGVLTIPLLYGFAKRLFSSTPAATAAVLLLVTSDYWYVQARIAQPEIFMGFLALLTMYCAYRLIIASQIVARPGPVSYPSTNGIVASIAAFLSVLAYLKIQAIVTGTPATESASIVPYLLAVAAFGGVAVWLFARTAAFEKARSAVVFGDGVVLDGDGIMLPSGERRPFKNAVTTDGDTRVVWTNEGAEITTPDGKLRRKRDGTIEGNWRGTHVRDSQPWTFWFVLTALSVAAMIASKWYGLFDLAGLWFVGGLITAQQFLPSAWDKATSAGARFIWGNPFAARLPLYISSIVFATLVIYVLCYVPNFQHAVHTAMDPSQGGHKGFAALIWLQSIMWHYHHDLVATHPYASAWWSWPFEIRPVSYFWKEFPGAPDPNHLVSEIIALPNPYVWLAGVITVPAAGVLAWRERHKGMLFVVIMYFWQWVPWAASTRIDFEYNFYSNTALICLCSTYVMLRLWEVGLARSKTYRNWIAVGVDAYLALCVGGFVYFLPILNGAPIPWWGWDHRMWFHYGAPNWFGWI
- the ispH gene encoding 4-hydroxy-3-methylbut-2-enyl diphosphate reductase, which gives rise to MEILKARTQGFCFGVELTYKKALSETTERDDVHTMGNIVHNPLIVRELDEKGLKNVDSLDEISEGTLFVRAHGLPPQVIAAAEQKGLRVADATCPMVTRTQRLAARLAEEGRSVVILGDPNHPEVKGIAGHAEGCLVMNEWPQDETEIRRMRRIAIVSQSTLNGDKFKELVGKIAAINYEVRVYNTICSDTQGRQDASRDLARDVDTMVVIGGTKSANTRHLAEIAEAEGARAYLVENAGDLQRDWFRGDERIGIATGASTPGFLADDVVARLRDWFPEARTVEV
- the cmk gene encoding (d)CMP kinase translates to MKGFSVGSGPLHIAIDGPVASGKSTVARLLASRLHCFFLDTGALYRAVALIALRRAIAPDDEAAVGSLADALDLQTAPDAAEPLGYSVIADGVRLGPELFSPEVSRAVSHVAAMPRVRARLIGAQRDFAQGRNVIMAGRDIGSAVLPHARFKFYLTASVDARVDRRLAELRAAGNSTTREQLRADIERRDARDTTRAASPLLKAADAIEIDTSAMSIDDVVEKLAQIVGAAP
- a CDS encoding polyprenyl synthetase family protein, whose translation is MSRGRRRRSLARLVPGSSHRRGLRVISEAAGTLGPFEQYLRDVIEDAAHREPLRSQLRHHFGLAEPERARTGKRLRPRLVLAAARAFGASDAVALPACAAVELLHNYSLIHDDIEDGDKLRHGRATVWSEFGLAHGVNCGDVVGALAYRSLEPVAELLGTDIAYAMTASLARAHIAMCRGQALDLAGEGDATATTSWYIEMIEGKTAALFACSARLGALCARASNEDVARCAEVGRRFGLYFQIRDDIEGIWGETDRTGKTACADLGRRKKSFPVVWALEHAPAGAGAAIRKAYSRPGTGLDDRVVSALRAELEAAGAREAGVRAAAENADAAREGARDIHALAEFVEAWSGR
- the radA gene encoding DNA repair protein RadA codes for the protein MAKRQTHFYCSGCGFESPKWLGRCPTCDAWNSFEEAPRAPKTSNRVDRRGSGPLSDAVKLSDVDGAAAHRIPTGIGDLDELLGGGIVPGAVLLLAGSPGVGKSTLALALLHALAGDHRVLYCCAEESAGQTKMRAARVGASPEIMLIADPDVDAVIACAQSVRPTLLVVDSIQAVNLSSVEGAPGSVAQVRECAQSLTRFAKESGCAVILVGHVTKDGAIAGPKLLEHVVDTVLSFEGERLGTHRLLRATKNRFGATDGVCVFSMADGGLREVRNPSSVFLGERPSAAPGSTVVATLQGARPLLVEVQALVSSAGYGTPRRLVSGLDYNRACMIVAVLERRLGMQLGSHDVYMSVVGGIKVVEPAADLGVALAIASGLRNRPVPDDLVCFGEIGLAGELRAVTGAERRLAESAKLGFRVAVMPGGSRERVAVGDLECNTARTLAEAIALALD
- a CDS encoding lysophospholipid acyltransferase family protein, whose translation is MSLYPFCKAVLRPLTTLLYAARVTGVENVPLAGPLIVAANHRSYLDPPLLGAWFPRTIHYMAKKELFTIPVLGWILRNVHSFPVNREIADPSAIKHALKTLRAGECVGIFPEGTRNIDGAATARRGAVLIAATAKCPVVPVALVNTEFAFRRFRTDPVEVNIGKPMMFQGSERKATKAELDQWTLDLAMAIERLMPGQEHGNT